The Bacillus sp. F19 DNA segment TCTTCCTCTACTGCAGACCTTACAATATAACGTAAATCATGAACGTAAAACTCTTTTTGAATAACTCTCAAGTTCAGTGCCTCCATCTATATTATTTACTTCTCCTTCACTGGATTAACTGCCGTTTCTCCATAGCTGCTTCAACGAAAAAAGCATCAACCCTTCTCAGATCAATGCCCAGTAACTTTATTAAAAATATTAATTATATACGTTTTTTATTTATCAAAATGGTAACTATGGCCGTAACGATCAATAGTGGAATTGCATATATTTGTCCAACAAACAATTTCCATCCTAAGAAATTATAGCCTGGATAATCAGGAATTGAGATTACTATTATACAAACAATCAAATAGGCTAATACTGGCTGAATTATATTTTTTATCCGTTTAAGATCCTTTGGGTAATTAATAAAATTCAATAGAGTTAAAGGGAATTTTTAACTATACTGTGTGCCTGATATTAATTTTTTTTTATCTTCCACACTAATTGATCTGGCTCATCTTTTTCAAGGAATGTTAAGCGGTATATGTTTTTAAATCTATCATCAGCAAACTCTATTTTATTGTTGAGCTTCCATACGAGGATCCAGTATTCATTGAATAAGTCTTGTTCGTCAGTATTCTCCAAAGAGAAAATTTTCTCCTTGCCTACAACTTTACCGTTTCTTTTCTTGATTTCCATGTATACATCGATTGTAGACACCTCATGATGACATACGATGCTGCCCACATATTTCTTATTTGGGCTGCTTTTTTTTATAAGAGGATAGATATTCTGATAATCCAGTTGTTTGACTTTCTCATAAACTTCATCAAGAAGAGATGTGTCCCAGTTAAATTCACAAGCAGCAAGCTTCATCCCTTCGTGAACGATTTCTAAGGTTTTAACTTTCTTCTTCCTATCAGATAATTCTAAAAACGCCTGAACATCCACCTCTACAAATACAGGAAAATAATTAAATATGATGTGATCATAAGGATCCAACTGCTTTACTTTTTCCAGATTTTCTACACAGTTGATCTGAATTCCTCTATCATCCTTCGCCTGCAGTTTTGGCAGAAGACGGCTGTACAAAAATGATATACTCCTTGTCTGATTAAAGAATAGCCAATTCTGATCCATATCCGCTGGAACTAAAAGCTGAATATCTTTTATAATCGGCATAATAACAATCTCCTTATGGTCTATGTTGGAATCTTAAAGCCAGTCTTCTTCTTTATTTTCGTTATGCGATTGTACTCGTTAGCGAAGATCGTCGTGGAACATCTATGCTGCATGAATATACAAAGAAAACCCCTATTCTGGAAAAGATGGATATTTACTGCTTAGTAATTATTATTTCTTCTCTTTCGGGCATTGAGAAAGGGACCTGAAGTGAAAAACTTATCGGAAATTGGAGACCAAACTTTATATATCATTTTATTCCGTCAGTTAATAGAAAGAAACTTTTTCTGCCAATCTGCACGTTTACTTAATGCTGATTATTTCAAAACAAAACAATTTACTCAATACTTTATTTCATTAAGACGGGGAACCTTCGGAAATTTAAGAATTGGAAACTGCTGCTTTAATTGTCATTTCAAATTCCTCTTGGCAGTTGTACCTATGCCGTTGCATTAAGCCATCCAAACTCCACCTCCAATTGTTAATTGTGTCTAACAATTTGCATGCAGTTCATCAATCGGCTGCATATTTATTCAAATTATTCTAAAATAGCCTCCTTTCCCCAAAAATTGAATAATAGCCGAACAGTATATTTCTAATAATAGCCATTTTACTGGCTTAAGGGCACCCGATTTTCAAGCAGCTGTATTTATTTTTAAAAATTTAATTTTCATATAATACTAAATAGTGATAAAATAATGGAGATTTTATAATTCTGCAAACGCTTACTTATAAGGAGGCCTCCATGTTAAATCAGAATCAGGAATTGAAAAAAGAATTAAAAGAAAGGCATATTTTGATGATTGCCCTAGGCGGTGTAATCGGTACAGGACTATTCCTGAGCACCGGGTATACCATTGGCGAGGCGGGACCGGGAGGAGCAATTCTCGCATATCTGATTGGCGGCTTTGTCATGTATTTGACAATGCTTTGCCTCGGTGAATTGGCCGTTGCAAACCCAACTGTAGGATCTTATCAAACTTACGCAACGAAATTTATATCACCGGGAGCAGGCTATGTGGTAGGGTGGATGTCGTGGCTGAACTGGTCCGTCACAATCGGCCTGGAACTGCTTACGGTCAGTATTTTGATGAAGCGCTGGTTTCCAGATGTTGCGCCGTGGATTTGGTGCATCGTATTCGCCATCCTGCTTTTTGGCATCAATGCATTGTCTACAAAAAGCTTTGCAGAAGTTGAGTTTTGGTTTGCAGGTATCAAGGTAATTACCGTTATCGCTTTTATTCTTTTAGGCGGAGCAGCCATGTTTGGATTTCTTCAAATGGGGAGCGGGGAGCCTGCTCCATTTCTAAGCAATTTTACGGATCACGGAGGATTATTTCCAAATGGAATAGCGGCAATTTTAATTACGATGATCGGCGTGAATTTTTCTTTTCAGGGAACGGAACTCGTTGGAATCGCAGCGGGGGAGAGTGAGAATCCTGAAAAAACAATTCCAAAAGCCATCAATAGTACAGCTTGGCGCATTCTTATCTTCTTTATTCTCTCTGTTTTTGTATTGGCTGGACTGTTTCCATGGAAAGAAGCAGGACTTGTGGAAAGTCCGTTTGTGGTTGTATTTGATAACATTGGGATTCCATATGCGGCTGACATTATGAACTTTGTTATTATCACTGCAGTGTTATCGGTCGCAAACTCTGGATTATACGCTACATCCCGTATGCTCTGGTCGATGTCCAGACAGGGGATGATTCATGAAAGGTTCGGGAAGCTGAATAAAAGCGGAGTACCTATCAATGCTCTAGCTGCAAGCATGATTGTAGGCTGCTTGTGCCTATTGTGCGGTTTTTTTGCCGAAGACACAGTATACTTGTGGCTGCTGTCTATCGCAGGTTTTGGAGCAGTGTTTGTATGGGCATCCATCGCTCTTTCCAACTACTTAGGCAGGAAAAAGTTTTTGAGAAACGGCGGAAAGATCAGTGACCTGAAGTTCAGGACGCCGTTTTATCCGATCGTTCCTCTAGCTGCGCTGTCTGCCAATGTACTGGTGATGGTGAGCCTAGCTTTTATTCCAGACCAAAGAATGGCAATTTACTGCGGAATTCCTTTTCTGATAGCGTGCGCTTTATATTATCGTTTTTCAGCAAAGGACAAGATGGAGAAGAAGCGGCTCGTTCAAGAGCAGGACTTAATGGAATTGAATCGAGAAAAGATCTTATAGCAGGTAAAAAGAAAAAGG contains these protein-coding regions:
- a CDS encoding amino acid permease, whose protein sequence is MLNQNQELKKELKERHILMIALGGVIGTGLFLSTGYTIGEAGPGGAILAYLIGGFVMYLTMLCLGELAVANPTVGSYQTYATKFISPGAGYVVGWMSWLNWSVTIGLELLTVSILMKRWFPDVAPWIWCIVFAILLFGINALSTKSFAEVEFWFAGIKVITVIAFILLGGAAMFGFLQMGSGEPAPFLSNFTDHGGLFPNGIAAILITMIGVNFSFQGTELVGIAAGESENPEKTIPKAINSTAWRILIFFILSVFVLAGLFPWKEAGLVESPFVVVFDNIGIPYAADIMNFVIITAVLSVANSGLYATSRMLWSMSRQGMIHERFGKLNKSGVPINALAASMIVGCLCLLCGFFAEDTVYLWLLSIAGFGAVFVWASIALSNYLGRKKFLRNGGKISDLKFRTPFYPIVPLAALSANVLVMVSLAFIPDQRMAIYCGIPFLIACALYYRFSAKDKMEKKRLVQEQDLMELNREKIL
- a CDS encoding DUF4017 family protein produces the protein MKNIIQPVLAYLIVCIIVISIPDYPGYNFLGWKLFVGQIYAIPLLIVTAIVTILINKKRI